The proteins below are encoded in one region of Tachypleus tridentatus isolate NWPU-2018 chromosome 4, ASM421037v1, whole genome shotgun sequence:
- the LOC143249982 gene encoding protein FAM200C-like, with the protein MPCAYEMVSKVCGEDQASVISLSNNTIRRRVDDMASDILSQVTTEIKESSYSKLSLHFDESCDVASCAVLLGFVRYIHQDKIKEEFLLCEDLLTTAKGEDIFNIINSFFTTNGLDWNSVQQVSVDGAPSMMGRNRGLRGLIQAVNPEISVEHCIIHHSPLDQKAYLTIKKEMSDHLKGLETSMQHYFPESDLKTASLQWIIHPFSVPDEAIHDDNFPAKEEWSK; encoded by the exons ATGCCTTGTGCATACGAGATGGTAAGCAAGGTATGTGGGGAGGATCAAGCGAGTGTCATAtctctatcaaacaacacaatccgccgacgagtcgatgacatggcatcagatattctgtcccaagttacAACAGAGATCAAGGAAAGCTCATATAGCAAATTATCCTTGCACTTTGATGAATCGTGTGACGTAGCCAGTTGTGCTGTTCTCCTTGGGTTCGTTCGTTACATCCACCaggacaagatcaaagaagagttCCTATTATGCGAAGATCTGCTGACAACCGCGAAGggagaagatatcttcaatatcatcaacagtttctttaccacgaatggattggattggaacagcgttcaacag GTCTCCGTCGATGGAGCACCGTCGATGATGGGTCGTAATCGTGGATTACGGGGCCTCATACAAGCTGTGAATCCAGAAATTTCTGTAGAGCATTGCATCATTCATCATTCACCCTTGGATCAAAAGGCCTATCTG accatcAAAAAAGAGATGAGCGACCATTTGAAGGGGCTTGAAACAAGCATGCAGCACTACTTTCCAGAGAGTGACCTAAAAACAGCCAGTCTTCAGTGGATCATTCATCCCTTTTCTGTACCTGATGAGGCCATTCATGATGATAATTTCCCTGCAAAGGAGGAGTGGAGCAAATGA